In the genome of Sulfurimonas autotrophica DSM 16294, the window TCACATACAATGATTTCATCTTCAAAACTTTCTTCATTTACACCAAGGTATAATGAAGCCGCTTTTTTAATAACATCATACGCCATAACAGAACAGTGCATTTTTTGTGGTGGAACAGCAGGAGTATCCGGCTCATCACGCAAAGCAAACTCAACATCAATATTTGTAATTTTTACCGCTTCTTGCACTGTTTTACCAATACAAAGTTCAGTCATAACATCAGATGATGCAATAGCTGTACCACAACCAAAAGACTTAAATTTAGAATTTACAATTTTGTCAGTTTTTGGATCTACTTCCCAGTACAGTCTTACTGCATCTCCACAAGATTCAGCTCCGAAATCTGCAACAATAAGTTTATTACCGTGTGCCTCAGCTTCTTCAGGTGTAATTTCTCCCTGGTGCTGAGGATTGTTCATCAATGTTGTTACTTTATTTGAATACGCGTCCCAAAGAGACTCGCCTAACATATCAGCTTTTGCCATACTATCTTTCCTTTTTTTTATTTCATAAAAATAAGGGAACCTTTTTTATTCCCTTTTGTCACGCCAAGGGAAGTATACCCTCAGGGGGCACCTTGATTCCCTTGGCTACGTTAACACTTGGTTCTGCTCGACGCAGAGCCCATCGCACTGGTGCGATTTATGACCTGCTTTGCTCCTCATACTTACTGTAGTTTCTTTCTCTGTGAAATTCCGAGGACGAATCCTCCCTACGGTCTGAGCCTCTCCATTTCACAGAGAAAGAAACGGCAACATTTAATGTGCCATATGGTGCGGTATGTGGCATTCGCCGGCTTCGCCGCCCGGTGTCGGTGCTACTTTTGCAAATGAACTTGAAATCGCACGCAGACGTGCAACCGCTTTTTTGAAATGGTCTATTGTATAATCTATCTCTTCATCTGTCGTAAAACGTGAAAGAGATAAACGAATACCTGTATGCGCAAGTTCATTATCGGCGCCGATTGCAAGCATAACACTGTTTGCTTCTAAATCTTCAGAAGCACATGCAGAACCTGTTGAAGCCCCGATTTGACCGTTATTTAAGTCCCAAAGCATACCTTCACCCTCAACCCCGCGGATTGAAATAAGAATAGTATTTGGCGTACGTTTCTCACGGTCACCGACTACAAAAGTATCACTTAGCTCTAAAAGAGCATCTTCGAGTCTGTCGCGTTTTGCACGGATTTTAGCCATTGTTTCTTCTATATTGCTTGTCGCAAGTTCTATCGCTTTTCCCATACCGACTATGTAAGGAACATTGAGTGTTCCTGAACGTCTGTGTCCCATTTGTTCACCGCCGTGTAACAATGGTGAAAGGGCTTGAGAATCTTTAATATATAAAGCGCCTACCCCTTTTGGTCCATGAAATTTATGCGCAGACATTGAAACAAAATCTACATGTACATCTTGTAAATCTACCGAAATTTTTCCAACAGCCTGAACACCGTCTGAGTGAAAAAGTACACCTTTTTCTTTACAAATTTCGCCTATCTCTTTAATAGGAAAAATCATACCCGTCTCATTTGAAGCCCACATAACACTCACAAGTGCAGTTTTTTCAGTGATGAAACTTTTTACAGTATGCGGTTCAACGATTCCCTCTTCATTTACAGGAAGGTAGGTTACTTTCACACCCTGTTCTTCCAACCATCTGCACGTTGAAAGCACAGATGGATGTTCAACCTCTGTTGTAATGATGTGATCTTTTTCACCGTTTACAATGTAGTCGTTAAAAACTGATTTTAAAACCCAGTTGTTTGACTCCGTTGCACATGATGTAAATACGATGTCATCATCATCGCTTGCATTTAATGCCGTATAAACCTGGTCAATGGCCTTTCTCAAATACGGGTGTGTTGATGTACCGAACTTATGAAGCGAGCTCGGGTTACCATATAGCTCACTAAAAAATGGCTGCATCACTTCTACTACCTGCGGATCCGTCATTGTAGTAGCGTTATTGTCTAAATAAACTTGCATATTTTTTACCTCTTAATTGGGTTAAATTTTAAATAAGACTATTTTTGTCTTCTTTCACTTATGACATCATAATAGTTTTGACATTATGATTTGCTTAAGTCAAACTGAGTTTATATTTGCTTTAAGAATTCAAACAGCAACTAATAATGCTATAATATGCAACTAATAAGGAAAAAATCAATGTGTAATTTTAACAACCAAAACGAACAAACAAAAAAATTTTTACATCTCTTTTTAACAAAAGCAGCCCAAAGTGTAGGCGGAGTCAACTATTTGCTAGCACTCATTGAAGCCATGCGTGCCAAAAAACCACATCCTCTTATGCAAAAAAACTGCCAGATAGCTTCGAACAATACTATTATAAAGTGGAATAAAGTAGTTTTCAAAGATAAAATAGATTTAATTCAAAAAATTCTTGTCGCTCACAGAGAAGCACAGGAAAAAGATTTCAATATCTTAAATGAAGCAAACATGAAAACAAAGAAAAATATCATTAATATGGCCAAAGCACTCGCACCGCTGGAGTTTATCATCACACCGCAAAATCCAAATGACGGAGAAGGCTTTAGTTTCAAGGTGTTTGATACGCTTGAAGATGATATTATCAGGTTTAACCCTATATTTATTGCACTGTTTTTCTGCTCAAGTGAATTTGCTAAAAAAGCCATAAAGTACCAATCAATATAAAACTCATTTTATTTTCGGAAGCGATGCTTCAGCTTCGCCTTTTAGGCTTTCAAATAAATTACTCACTATAATTATGCTATAATCGCACAATTAATTATTCATGAAAGGCTAACCATTATGGGTCAAACAATAACTGAAAAAATATTCTCACAACATGTCGGTCGTGACGTCAAAGCGGGTGAAATTATCCGCTGTGACATCGACATGGTTATCGGCAATGATATCACTACTCCAATCTCTATTAAAGCTTTTGAGGAGAGCGGTGCACAAACGCTGGCAAATCCTGATGGATTTTCTATTGTTTTAGATCATTTCATTCCTGCAAAAGACATTGCTTCTGCAAATCAGGCAAGAATTTCTCGTGACTTTGCAAAAAAACATCAACTTAAAAACTATTTTGATGAAAAAGATATGGGAATCGAGCATGCTCTTTTACCTGAAAAAGGGCTTGTTGTTCCGGGTGATGTAATCATCGGAGCAGATTCACATACATGTACGCATGGTGCTTTAGGTGCATTTTCTACAGGAATGGGTTCAACTGACCTTGCATTTGCCATGATTAGCGGTGGCAACTGGTTTAAAGTGCCAGAATCTATCAAAGTCGTACTTTCAGGAAAACCTGGAAAATATACAACAGGTAAAGATATCATCTTGGAAATCATTCGCATGATTGGTGTTGACGGTGCACTGTATAAAACTTTAGAGTTTACAGGAAGCACAGTTGAGCATTTAACAATGGATGACAGATTTTCTATGTGTAATATGGCCATCGAAGCCGGTGCAAAAAACGGCATCGTTGCGTATGATGACATTACAGCAGAATTTTTGGCAGATAAAGATCTCGCACGCGAACCTCGCATTCACTACTCTGATGAAGATGCCCAATATGTTCAGGTTTTAGAAATTGATGTCGCAAATCTTGACCCGGTTATTGCATACCCGTTCTTACCGTCAAATGGACACTCGGTAAATCAGGCTGTCAAAGATGAAATTAAAGTAGACCAGGCTTTCATCGGAAGTTGTACAAACGGCCGTTTGGCAGACTTGAAAGTCGCTGCTGAGATACTCAAGGGACAAAAAGTACATCCTGATGTTCGTTTAATCGTAACACCGGGAACACAAAAGATTCTTCGCGATGCAAATCACTTAGGCTATATCGACATCATTGTAGATGCCGGCGGTGTTGTTTCAAATCCTACATGTGGTGCCTGTCTTGGTGGGTATATGGGAATCTTAGGTGATAACGAAGTAGCAATAAGTACGACAAACAGAAACTTTGTCGGTCGTATGGGAAGCCGTTCATCTAAAGTTTATTTGGCAAATTCTGCAGTTGCTGCCGCATCAGCAATTACAGGTTATATTACAGACCCTAGATAATGTTAGATATTCCTTGTGTAATCTTTGCAGGCGGTAAGAGCAGTAGAATGGGAGAAGACAAAGCACTTCTCCCTTTTGCCGGCTTTAACACACTGACAGAGTACCAATACACAAGACTTTCAAAAATCTTCTCAAGCGTTTATATCTCTTGCAAAGACAAATCAATTTTTTCTTTTGACGCAAATTTTATAGAAGATGATAAGAGCTCCTCTGTTTTTGCTCCTACCCTTGGGTTCATCACTATTTTTAATGCTCTTGATGCAAAAAAAATATTTGCCATCAGTGTTGACACTCCTTTTATAGCACAAAAAGAGATACAAAATATTGTACTCGCAGACAATTCTCTTTATGATGCGGTTATTGCCAAAACAGATGAAGGAATCCAGCCATTATGCGGTATATATACCAAAAACTTAAAACCAAAATTTTTACAAATGCTCAATGAAAACAGTCATAGGCTTGGCCATCTTTTAAAAAAGTCCAAAACAACTTATGTCTACTTCCCCGATACTAAACCTTTTTTAAATATGAACCATCCTCAAGATTATAAAGATGCGCTCCAAATTCTAACTCATTATTAACAGCACTTTGCTATAATATAGCAAGAAAATTTAATATGAAGAGAAAATTACCAATGAATTTAACGCACCTTGATGAGAATCAAAGACCTAAAATGGTTGACGTGAGTGATAAGAACAATACAACAAGGGTAGCCGTAGCAAGCGGCATAATCCAAATGCACCGAGATGCATATGACGCTATAGTAAGTGAAAAAACCAAAAAAGGACCTGTATTACAAACTGCCGTTATTGCAGCGATTATGGGAACAAAAAGAACAAGTGATTTAATTCCTATGTGCCATCCTTTAAATCTTAGCGGTATAAACTGTGATGTAGAAGAACTACCGGAACTTCCAGGATTTAAGTTAACAGTTACAGCAAAACTTACCGGACAAACAGGAGTTGAGATGGAAGCATTAACAGGGACAAGCGTTGGTCTTTTAACGATTTATGATATGGTAAAAGCGATTGACAAAGGTATGATTATAAGTAATGTTCAACTTGAATCTAAATCAGGAGGCAAAAGTGGAGACTTTAAACGATAGACTTGAAGGAAAGCAACTAGAACTTGAATACCCTTGCAACTGGTGTTACAAAGTTATAGCAAGTGAGAAAGAGGCACTGCAAAATGCCGTGAAAGATGTAATTAATGAGAGACTGCACAAGCTTACAGACTCTAATAGTTCCAAAACAGGTAAATATGTAAGTATGAATTTGGACCTTTTGGTTCATAATGAAGATGACAGGAAGTTTATATATGATGCATTAAAAAAACATCAAGATATTAAAATGGTACTTTAGGAGCACAATATGAATAACAGTCAGACTTTACAAATAAAACTCAAAAAAGCATACAGCCGTAGATTTAAAAGTATAGAAAAACGAGTTGAACATGCATTATCAGATGCAAGAGTAAAACTCGAAAACTTGTCGCTAGATGAGATGAAAGCATTGGCAAATACTTTTATTGAAGAAGAAACACATACTTTAAAAGAGGATGTAGAAAAACTTTTAGAGCAAAAAGAAGCTATAGAAAGAGCTTTACATAAAAAATCTGATGAACTTCAGGTTGCAAAATATGAAGTCTTCAATGCCATAGAAGAACAGATAAAAGATGAAAAAGCCGTTCACACACTCCACCAAATCAAACTGCAATCAATTGATTTATATGATATGCTCAGTGAAATGGTAGAATCTGCAATTATTACTGCCTTGGAAAAAGACAGTGACGGTGATGTCAATGATTCAATTAAAGAAGTTATAAAAGATATCACATTCGAATCTATAAAAGAAGGTTCACTCAATACCATCAGAGTCAGAAAAATCCTCTCAACAATCCTCGCCACTACAATCGAAATTGCAGAGGCAACACCAACAAGAGCCGAGGAGATTCTCTCAGCTACACTTAAAGGTATGCGCAGCGGTCTGATTAAATCTATTGACAGATTTAAACAGAGACTTGCTTTTATGCCGGTTGAAGCAAAACATATACTTATAGAAGATTACGACACTATAATAGAAGATTTAAATCAAACAGATACACTCTTCTCTCAAATTATTATTACGCAGGCTTCTCAAAGCTCTCAGCTTATACGAAAAATTCTTCTAGAGCTCAATCAGGAAATGCGTTATGATCTTGAAGAACTGGTGTTGATATCTAAAGAAACGGCAGATGTCATTAAAGAAAAGTTCTCAAATTTTGCAAAAATTGCCGTAAAAAAAGCAGATTTTGCGCTTCATTCTCCAAAAGCCCAAGAAGCAAAAAAAATGGGTATCCAGGCTTGGGAAGTTGCCAGAGTAGCACTTGGAAATGCAATTAAGTCTGCAAAAGATGCTATGGAAAAAAAA includes:
- a CDS encoding DUF6781 family protein, producing MNNSQTLQIKLKKAYSRRFKSIEKRVEHALSDARVKLENLSLDEMKALANTFIEEETHTLKEDVEKLLEQKEAIERALHKKSDELQVAKYEVFNAIEEQIKDEKAVHTLHQIKLQSIDLYDMLSEMVESAIITALEKDSDGDVNDSIKEVIKDITFESIKEGSLNTIRVRKILSTILATTIEIAEATPTRAEEILSATLKGMRSGLIKSIDRFKQRLAFMPVEAKHILIEDYDTIIEDLNQTDTLFSQIIITQASQSSQLIRKILLELNQEMRYDLEELVLISKETADVIKEKFSNFAKIAVKKADFALHSPKAQEAKKMGIQAWEVARVALGNAIKSAKDAMEKKDK
- the mobA gene encoding molybdenum cofactor guanylyltransferase MobA, yielding MLDIPCVIFAGGKSSRMGEDKALLPFAGFNTLTEYQYTRLSKIFSSVYISCKDKSIFSFDANFIEDDKSSSVFAPTLGFITIFNALDAKKIFAISVDTPFIAQKEIQNIVLADNSLYDAVIAKTDEGIQPLCGIYTKNLKPKFLQMLNENSHRLGHLLKKSKTTYVYFPDTKPFLNMNHPQDYKDALQILTHY
- the leuC gene encoding 3-isopropylmalate dehydratase large subunit, whose product is MGQTITEKIFSQHVGRDVKAGEIIRCDIDMVIGNDITTPISIKAFEESGAQTLANPDGFSIVLDHFIPAKDIASANQARISRDFAKKHQLKNYFDEKDMGIEHALLPEKGLVVPGDVIIGADSHTCTHGALGAFSTGMGSTDLAFAMISGGNWFKVPESIKVVLSGKPGKYTTGKDIILEIIRMIGVDGALYKTLEFTGSTVEHLTMDDRFSMCNMAIEAGAKNGIVAYDDITAEFLADKDLAREPRIHYSDEDAQYVQVLEIDVANLDPVIAYPFLPSNGHSVNQAVKDEIKVDQAFIGSCTNGRLADLKVAAEILKGQKVHPDVRLIVTPGTQKILRDANHLGYIDIIVDAGGVVSNPTCGACLGGYMGILGDNEVAISTTNRNFVGRMGSRSSKVYLANSAVAAASAITGYITDPR
- the moaC gene encoding cyclic pyranopterin monophosphate synthase MoaC, whose product is MNLTHLDENQRPKMVDVSDKNNTTRVAVASGIIQMHRDAYDAIVSEKTKKGPVLQTAVIAAIMGTKRTSDLIPMCHPLNLSGINCDVEELPELPGFKLTVTAKLTGQTGVEMEALTGTSVGLLTIYDMVKAIDKGMIISNVQLESKSGGKSGDFKR
- a CDS encoding HP0495 family protein; translation: METLNDRLEGKQLELEYPCNWCYKVIASEKEALQNAVKDVINERLHKLTDSNSSKTGKYVSMNLDLLVHNEDDRKFIYDALKKHQDIKMVL
- a CDS encoding NifS family cysteine desulfurase, which codes for MQVYLDNNATTMTDPQVVEVMQPFFSELYGNPSSLHKFGTSTHPYLRKAIDQVYTALNASDDDDIVFTSCATESNNWVLKSVFNDYIVNGEKDHIITTEVEHPSVLSTCRWLEEQGVKVTYLPVNEEGIVEPHTVKSFITEKTALVSVMWASNETGMIFPIKEIGEICKEKGVLFHSDGVQAVGKISVDLQDVHVDFVSMSAHKFHGPKGVGALYIKDSQALSPLLHGGEQMGHRRSGTLNVPYIVGMGKAIELATSNIEETMAKIRAKRDRLEDALLELSDTFVVGDREKRTPNTILISIRGVEGEGMLWDLNNGQIGASTGSACASEDLEANSVMLAIGADNELAHTGIRLSLSRFTTDEEIDYTIDHFKKAVARLRAISSSFAKVAPTPGGEAGECHIPHHMAH